In Silene latifolia isolate original U9 population chromosome X, ASM4854445v1, whole genome shotgun sequence, the following proteins share a genomic window:
- the LOC141618317 gene encoding uncharacterized protein LOC141618317 — translation MGSTYEVEVTVTSAKDLKNVNWRNGPNTPYAVVWVDPDRKVSTRVDEEGDTCPRWDQTLVIPLNFPIEDAILRIDVVHAHAESDTKPLIGSTKLPLREVVDEVGIGSCLPRSLKLKRPSGRPHGKIDVEVSVRQPRYQAPDPYHAPPYGVKRDTGYGAPPPAGYPYGQPAYSEPSYGQPGYAQSGYGQPGYGQAGYGYGQGVEEEKKKSKFGGMGTGLAVGAVAGVLGGVALAEGFDALEDHVADEAAERVEDDLADGGNDDGGDDW, via the exons ATGGGTTCAACGTACGAGGTCGAAGTTACCGTAACCTCAGCCAAGGACCTTAAAAACGTCAACTGGCGAAACGGTCCTAACACACCCTACGCAGTGGTATGGGTTGACCCGGATCGAAAAGTCTCGACCCGGGTTGACGAAGAAGGTGATACTTGTCCAAGGTGGGATCAGACCCTTGTCATCCCGCTCAATTTTCCGATTGAGGATGCTATCCTTCGCATTGACGTAGTCCACGCCCATGCTGAGTCCGATACCAAGCCGCTCATTGGCTCCACTAAGCTCCCTCTTCGGGAGGTCGTTGACGAAGTTGGTATTGGAAGTTGCTTACCCCGCTCCCTTAAGCTCAAACGTCCTTCAG GTAGGCCTCATGGCAAAATCGACGTGGAAGTCAGCGTACGCCAACCGCGATATCAAGCCCCTGACCCGTACCATGCTCCACCATACGGCGTCAAGCGGGATACCGGCTATGGCGCGCCGCCACCCGCTGGCTACCCCTATGGACAGCCAGCTTACTCTGAGCCTAGCTACGGTCAGCCCGGTTATGCTCAGTCGGGTTATGGTCAACCCGGTTATGGGCAGGCGGGGTACGGGTACGGGCAGGGAGTGGAAGAGGAAAAGAAAAAGAGTAAGTTTGGGGGAATGGGGACGGGATTGGCTGTGGGTGCCGTGGCTGGAGTGTTAGGTGGAGTGGCATTAGCGGAAGGGTTTGATGCATTGGAAGATCATGTGGCTGATGAGGCTGCTGAAAGGGTGGAGGATGATCTCGCTGACGGGGGTAATGACGACGGTGGTGACGATTGGTGA